Proteins encoded within one genomic window of Columba livia isolate bColLiv1 breed racing homer chromosome 1, bColLiv1.pat.W.v2, whole genome shotgun sequence:
- the APBB1 gene encoding amyloid beta precursor protein binding family B member 1 isoform X5: protein MSGAVSKRSDLANDNRCAAPSAAPGAAPGGTALRDGGAPAEPRTAKWLKDGQNQQRRAERDQNRNELAPPRPAELPLAAHNARNARSSARSGGGARPPLIPLRDEDDDDDEDDEEGDGDSTPVQSDPATGESEPGGERGPREPPRSASRLFGARSGTASDEDSSWATLSQGSAGSSPDDAESLWSRNALETDADLPAGWLRVQDTSGTYYWHVPTGTTQWQPPPGLPRGSAPGSPDTSRCPQPPLAWPGFAPAECFGDGELWKPVPPQDPAEDEDEDDDPGAQDAEPPSPGPASPPAGTVLAEEDKPGSKRFAVRSLGWVEMSEDELAPGRSSAAVNNCIRQLSLHQRGPPGAWGEPPLSPLPPPPQDPDAPQGRAMLLLLENRTLKLLEPQEQALLHAQPVAAIRVWGVGRDSGRDFAFVARDPLTQMLKCHVFRCESPARNIASSLHEVCAQIMMERRSARGGPNGLSTDPARLVEIPFQVEFPAPKSEVVQKFPVCYLGCVPVAKPVGMDVINAALEAALASGSRDHWTPIVVNVAPATLTITHQQSEAVLCECRVRFLSFMGVGRDVRSFAFIMAGAPGAFRCHMVWCEPNAAGLSEALQAACMLRYQKCLDARPQASSSCLPAAPADSVARRVGSSVRRGVQTLLGTLKPKRLGAQTP, encoded by the exons atGTCGGGGGCCGTGAGCAAGCGCAGCGACCTGGCCAACGACAACCGCTGCGCGGCGcccagcgcggccccgggcgcgGCCCCGGGCGGGACGGCGCTGCGGGACGGGGGCGCGCCCGCCGAGCCCCGCACGGCCAAGTGGCTGAAGGACGGGCAGAACCAGCAGCGCCGCGCCGAGCGCGACCAGAACCGCAACGAGCTGGcgcccccgcgccccgccgAGCTGCCGCTGGCCGCCCACAACGCCCGCAACGCCCGCAGCAGCGCCCGCAGCGGCGGGGGCGCCCGGCCGCCGCTCATCCCGCTGCGCGACGAGGACGACGACGACGACGAGGACGACGAGGAGGGCGACGGGGACTCGACGCCGGTGCAGAGCGACCCCGCCACCGGCGAGTCGGAgcccggcggggagcgggggccGCGCGAGCCCCCCCGCAGCGCCAGCCGCCTCTTCGGGGCGCGCAGCGGCACGGCCAGCGACGAGGACTCCAGCTGGGCCACGCTCAGCCAGGGCAGCGCCGGCAGCTCCCCCGACGACGCAG AGTCGTTGTGGAGCCGGAACGCGTTGGAGACGGACGCGGACCTGCCGGCGGGATGGCTGCGGGTGCAGGACACCTCGGGCACCTACTACTGGCACGTCCCCACCGGCACCACGCAGTGGCAGCcgcccccggggctgccccgcggCTCGGCGCCCGGCTCCCCGGACACGTCCCGCTGCCCACAGCCGCCG CTGGCCTGGCCCGGCTTCGCCCCAGCCGAGTGCTTTGGAGACGGGGAGCTCTGGAAG cccgtccctccccagGACCCCGCGGAGGACGAGGACGAGGACGACGACCCCGGGGCGCAGGATGCGGAGCCGCCGTCCCCAGGCCCGGCCTCGCCACCCGCGGG GACCGTGCTGGCCGAGGAGGACAAGCCGGGCTCTAAG CGCTTTGCCGTGCGCTCGCTGGGCTGGGTGGAGATGAGCGAGGACGAGCTGGCCCCGGGCCGCAGCAGCGCGGCCGTCAACAACTGCATCCGGCAGCTCTCGCTGCACCAGCGCGGCCCCCCCGGCGCCTGGGGGGAG cccccactgtccccactgcccccgcccccccaggACCCTGACGCTCCCCAGGGCCGCgcgatgctgctgctgctggagaaccGGACGCtgaagctgctggagccgcAGGAGCAGGCGCTGCTGCACGCGCAGCCCGTGGCCGCCATCCGCGTCTGGGGCGTGGGGCGCGACAGCGGCAG GGACTTTGCGTTCGTGGCGCGGGACCCGCTGACGCAGATGCTCAAGTGCCACGTGTTCCGCTGCGAGAGCCCGGCCCGCAACATCGCCAGCAGCCTGCACGAGGTGTGCGCGCAG ATCATGATGGAGCGGAGAAGCGCCCGGGGGGGGCCCAACGGGCTGAGCACGGACCCAGCGCGGCTGGTGGAGATCCCGTTCCAGG TGGAGTTCCCGGCGCCCAAGAGCGAGGTGGTGCAGAAGTTCCCGGTGTGTTACCTGGGCTGCGTGCCCGTGGCCAAGCCCGTGG gcaTGGACGTCATCAACGCGGCGCTGGAGGCGGCGCTGGCGAGCGGCAGCCGGGACCACTGGACGCCCATCGTGGTCAACGTGGCGCCCGCCACGCTCACCATCACGCACCAGCAG AGCGAGGCCGTGCTGTGCGAGTGCCGCGTGCGCTTCCTGTCGTTCATGGGCGTGGGCCGCGACGTGCGCTCCTTCGCCTTCATCATGGCCGGCGCGCCCGGCGCCTTCCGCTGCCACATGGTCTGGTGCGAGCCCAACGCCGCGGGGCTCAGCGAGGCGCTGCAGGCGGCCTGCATG CTGCGCTACCAGAAGTGCCTGGACGCGCGCCCCCAGgcctccagctcctgcctccccgCGGCCCCCGCCGACTCGGTGGCGCGGCGGGTGGGCTCCTCGGTGCGCCGGGGGGTGCAGACCCTGCTGGGCACCCTGAAGCCCAAGCGCCTGGGGGCCCAGACGCCGTGA
- the APBB1 gene encoding amyloid beta precursor protein binding family B member 1 isoform X6: MSGAVSKRSDLANDNRCAAPSAAPGAAPGGTALRDGGAPAEPRTAKWLKDGQNQQRRAERDQNRNELAPPRPAELPLAAHNARNARSSARSGGGARPPLIPLRDEDDDDDEDDEEGDGDSTPVQSDPATGESEPGGERGPREPPRSASRLFGARSGTASDEDSSWATLSQGSAGSSPDDAESLWSRNALETDADLPAGWLRVQDTSGTYYWHVPTGTTQWQPPPGLPRGSAPGSPDTSRCPQPPLAWPGFAPAECFGDGELWKDPAEDEDEDDDPGAQDAEPPSPGPASPPAGTVLAEEDKPGSKRFAVRSLGWVEMSEDELAPGRSSAAVNNCIRQLSLHQRGPPGAWGEPPLSPLPPPPQDPDAPQGRAMLLLLENRTLKLLEPQEQALLHAQPVAAIRVWGVGRDSGRDFAFVARDPLTQMLKCHVFRCESPARNIASSLHEVCAQIMMERRSARGGPNGLSTDPARLVEIPFQVEFPAPKSEVVQKFPVCYLGCVPVAKPVGMDVINAALEAALASGSRDHWTPIVVNVAPATLTITHQQSEAVLCECRVRFLSFMGVGRDVRSFAFIMAGAPGAFRCHMVWCEPNAAGLSEALQAACMLRYQKCLDARPQASSSCLPAAPADSVARRVGSSVRRGVQTLLGTLKPKRLGAQTP, translated from the exons atGTCGGGGGCCGTGAGCAAGCGCAGCGACCTGGCCAACGACAACCGCTGCGCGGCGcccagcgcggccccgggcgcgGCCCCGGGCGGGACGGCGCTGCGGGACGGGGGCGCGCCCGCCGAGCCCCGCACGGCCAAGTGGCTGAAGGACGGGCAGAACCAGCAGCGCCGCGCCGAGCGCGACCAGAACCGCAACGAGCTGGcgcccccgcgccccgccgAGCTGCCGCTGGCCGCCCACAACGCCCGCAACGCCCGCAGCAGCGCCCGCAGCGGCGGGGGCGCCCGGCCGCCGCTCATCCCGCTGCGCGACGAGGACGACGACGACGACGAGGACGACGAGGAGGGCGACGGGGACTCGACGCCGGTGCAGAGCGACCCCGCCACCGGCGAGTCGGAgcccggcggggagcgggggccGCGCGAGCCCCCCCGCAGCGCCAGCCGCCTCTTCGGGGCGCGCAGCGGCACGGCCAGCGACGAGGACTCCAGCTGGGCCACGCTCAGCCAGGGCAGCGCCGGCAGCTCCCCCGACGACGCAG AGTCGTTGTGGAGCCGGAACGCGTTGGAGACGGACGCGGACCTGCCGGCGGGATGGCTGCGGGTGCAGGACACCTCGGGCACCTACTACTGGCACGTCCCCACCGGCACCACGCAGTGGCAGCcgcccccggggctgccccgcggCTCGGCGCCCGGCTCCCCGGACACGTCCCGCTGCCCACAGCCGCCG CTGGCCTGGCCCGGCTTCGCCCCAGCCGAGTGCTTTGGAGACGGGGAGCTCTGGAAG GACCCCGCGGAGGACGAGGACGAGGACGACGACCCCGGGGCGCAGGATGCGGAGCCGCCGTCCCCAGGCCCGGCCTCGCCACCCGCGGG GACCGTGCTGGCCGAGGAGGACAAGCCGGGCTCTAAG CGCTTTGCCGTGCGCTCGCTGGGCTGGGTGGAGATGAGCGAGGACGAGCTGGCCCCGGGCCGCAGCAGCGCGGCCGTCAACAACTGCATCCGGCAGCTCTCGCTGCACCAGCGCGGCCCCCCCGGCGCCTGGGGGGAG cccccactgtccccactgcccccgcccccccaggACCCTGACGCTCCCCAGGGCCGCgcgatgctgctgctgctggagaaccGGACGCtgaagctgctggagccgcAGGAGCAGGCGCTGCTGCACGCGCAGCCCGTGGCCGCCATCCGCGTCTGGGGCGTGGGGCGCGACAGCGGCAG GGACTTTGCGTTCGTGGCGCGGGACCCGCTGACGCAGATGCTCAAGTGCCACGTGTTCCGCTGCGAGAGCCCGGCCCGCAACATCGCCAGCAGCCTGCACGAGGTGTGCGCGCAG ATCATGATGGAGCGGAGAAGCGCCCGGGGGGGGCCCAACGGGCTGAGCACGGACCCAGCGCGGCTGGTGGAGATCCCGTTCCAGG TGGAGTTCCCGGCGCCCAAGAGCGAGGTGGTGCAGAAGTTCCCGGTGTGTTACCTGGGCTGCGTGCCCGTGGCCAAGCCCGTGG gcaTGGACGTCATCAACGCGGCGCTGGAGGCGGCGCTGGCGAGCGGCAGCCGGGACCACTGGACGCCCATCGTGGTCAACGTGGCGCCCGCCACGCTCACCATCACGCACCAGCAG AGCGAGGCCGTGCTGTGCGAGTGCCGCGTGCGCTTCCTGTCGTTCATGGGCGTGGGCCGCGACGTGCGCTCCTTCGCCTTCATCATGGCCGGCGCGCCCGGCGCCTTCCGCTGCCACATGGTCTGGTGCGAGCCCAACGCCGCGGGGCTCAGCGAGGCGCTGCAGGCGGCCTGCATG CTGCGCTACCAGAAGTGCCTGGACGCGCGCCCCCAGgcctccagctcctgcctccccgCGGCCCCCGCCGACTCGGTGGCGCGGCGGGTGGGCTCCTCGGTGCGCCGGGGGGTGCAGACCCTGCTGGGCACCCTGAAGCCCAAGCGCCTGGGGGCCCAGACGCCGTGA
- the APBB1 gene encoding amyloid beta precursor protein binding family B member 1 isoform X7: MSGAVSKRSDLANDNRCAAPSAAPGAAPGGTALRDGGAPAEPRTAKWLKDGQNQQRRAERDQNRNELAPPRPAELPLAAHNARNARSSARSGGGARPPLIPLRDEDDDDDEDDEEGDGDSTPVQSDPATGESEPGGERGPREPPRSASRLFGARSGTASDEDSSWATLSQGSAGSSPDDAESLWSRNALETDADLPAGWLRVQDTSGTYYWHVPTGTTQWQPPPGLPRGSAPGSPDTSRCPQPPLAWPGFAPAECFGDGELWKDPAEDEDEDDDPGAQDAEPPSPGPASPPAGTVLAEEDKPGSKRFAVRSLGWVEMSEDELAPGRSSAAVNNCIRQLSLHQRGPPGAWGEGRAMLLLLENRTLKLLEPQEQALLHAQPVAAIRVWGVGRDSGRDFAFVARDPLTQMLKCHVFRCESPARNIASSLHEVCAQIMMERRSARGGPNGLSTDPARLVEIPFQVEFPAPKSEVVQKFPVCYLGCVPVAKPVGMDVINAALEAALASGSRDHWTPIVVNVAPATLTITHQQSEAVLCECRVRFLSFMGVGRDVRSFAFIMAGAPGAFRCHMVWCEPNAAGLSEALQAACMLRYQKCLDARPQASSSCLPAAPADSVARRVGSSVRRGVQTLLGTLKPKRLGAQTP; this comes from the exons atGTCGGGGGCCGTGAGCAAGCGCAGCGACCTGGCCAACGACAACCGCTGCGCGGCGcccagcgcggccccgggcgcgGCCCCGGGCGGGACGGCGCTGCGGGACGGGGGCGCGCCCGCCGAGCCCCGCACGGCCAAGTGGCTGAAGGACGGGCAGAACCAGCAGCGCCGCGCCGAGCGCGACCAGAACCGCAACGAGCTGGcgcccccgcgccccgccgAGCTGCCGCTGGCCGCCCACAACGCCCGCAACGCCCGCAGCAGCGCCCGCAGCGGCGGGGGCGCCCGGCCGCCGCTCATCCCGCTGCGCGACGAGGACGACGACGACGACGAGGACGACGAGGAGGGCGACGGGGACTCGACGCCGGTGCAGAGCGACCCCGCCACCGGCGAGTCGGAgcccggcggggagcgggggccGCGCGAGCCCCCCCGCAGCGCCAGCCGCCTCTTCGGGGCGCGCAGCGGCACGGCCAGCGACGAGGACTCCAGCTGGGCCACGCTCAGCCAGGGCAGCGCCGGCAGCTCCCCCGACGACGCAG AGTCGTTGTGGAGCCGGAACGCGTTGGAGACGGACGCGGACCTGCCGGCGGGATGGCTGCGGGTGCAGGACACCTCGGGCACCTACTACTGGCACGTCCCCACCGGCACCACGCAGTGGCAGCcgcccccggggctgccccgcggCTCGGCGCCCGGCTCCCCGGACACGTCCCGCTGCCCACAGCCGCCG CTGGCCTGGCCCGGCTTCGCCCCAGCCGAGTGCTTTGGAGACGGGGAGCTCTGGAAG GACCCCGCGGAGGACGAGGACGAGGACGACGACCCCGGGGCGCAGGATGCGGAGCCGCCGTCCCCAGGCCCGGCCTCGCCACCCGCGGG GACCGTGCTGGCCGAGGAGGACAAGCCGGGCTCTAAG CGCTTTGCCGTGCGCTCGCTGGGCTGGGTGGAGATGAGCGAGGACGAGCTGGCCCCGGGCCGCAGCAGCGCGGCCGTCAACAACTGCATCCGGCAGCTCTCGCTGCACCAGCGCGGCCCCCCCGGCGCCTGGGGGGAG GGCCGCgcgatgctgctgctgctggagaaccGGACGCtgaagctgctggagccgcAGGAGCAGGCGCTGCTGCACGCGCAGCCCGTGGCCGCCATCCGCGTCTGGGGCGTGGGGCGCGACAGCGGCAG GGACTTTGCGTTCGTGGCGCGGGACCCGCTGACGCAGATGCTCAAGTGCCACGTGTTCCGCTGCGAGAGCCCGGCCCGCAACATCGCCAGCAGCCTGCACGAGGTGTGCGCGCAG ATCATGATGGAGCGGAGAAGCGCCCGGGGGGGGCCCAACGGGCTGAGCACGGACCCAGCGCGGCTGGTGGAGATCCCGTTCCAGG TGGAGTTCCCGGCGCCCAAGAGCGAGGTGGTGCAGAAGTTCCCGGTGTGTTACCTGGGCTGCGTGCCCGTGGCCAAGCCCGTGG gcaTGGACGTCATCAACGCGGCGCTGGAGGCGGCGCTGGCGAGCGGCAGCCGGGACCACTGGACGCCCATCGTGGTCAACGTGGCGCCCGCCACGCTCACCATCACGCACCAGCAG AGCGAGGCCGTGCTGTGCGAGTGCCGCGTGCGCTTCCTGTCGTTCATGGGCGTGGGCCGCGACGTGCGCTCCTTCGCCTTCATCATGGCCGGCGCGCCCGGCGCCTTCCGCTGCCACATGGTCTGGTGCGAGCCCAACGCCGCGGGGCTCAGCGAGGCGCTGCAGGCGGCCTGCATG CTGCGCTACCAGAAGTGCCTGGACGCGCGCCCCCAGgcctccagctcctgcctccccgCGGCCCCCGCCGACTCGGTGGCGCGGCGGGTGGGCTCCTCGGTGCGCCGGGGGGTGCAGACCCTGCTGGGCACCCTGAAGCCCAAGCGCCTGGGGGCCCAGACGCCGTGA
- the APBB1 gene encoding amyloid beta precursor protein binding family B member 1 isoform X1, which yields MLCPTVLSPQCCPHSAVPTVLSMLCPTVLSPQCCPHGAVHAVPHSSVPAVPAARGAAPVPHGSVPAVPAVPAARGAAPVPHGSVPTVPAVPAARGAAPVPHGSVPTVPAVPAARGAAPVPHGSVPTVPAARGAAPVPHCSVPTVPTVHAARGAAPVPHGSVPAVPAARGAAPVPHGSVPTVPAVPAARGAAPVPVTAGHSSSRVPSCARCAWQCRLRVPRVPAGPTAGASPSPPPLPVSLPCAPAGPAPRPCVPPSCAPFSAPHIPHLCHPTSLPPIVPHILPHIPAPPIPVPPLPTSSSLPPVPVPPRHPSTAALPSLCPRVSTPVTSLSPSQPCHRCPVPVSPSLSPSQPRPGPAPAPPPVLPSAVAGETPALAAESLWSRNALETDADLPAGWLRVQDTSGTYYWHVPTGTTQWQPPPGLPRGSAPGSPDTSRCPQPPLAWPGFAPAECFGDGELWKPVPPQDPAEDEDEDDDPGAQDAEPPSPGPASPPAGTVLAEEDKPGSKRFAVRSLGWVEMSEDELAPGRSSAAVNNCIRQLSLHQRGPPGAWGEPPLSPLPPPPQDPDAPQGRAMLLLLENRTLKLLEPQEQALLHAQPVAAIRVWGVGRDSGRDFAFVARDPLTQMLKCHVFRCESPARNIASSLHEVCAQIMMERRSARGGPNGLSTDPARLVEIPFQVEFPAPKSEVVQKFPVCYLGCVPVAKPVGMDVINAALEAALASGSRDHWTPIVVNVAPATLTITHQQSEAVLCECRVRFLSFMGVGRDVRSFAFIMAGAPGAFRCHMVWCEPNAAGLSEALQAACMLRYQKCLDARPQASSSCLPAAPADSVARRVGSSVRRGVQTLLGTLKPKRLGAQTP from the exons ATGCTGTGCCCCACGGTGCTGTCCCCACAGTGCTGTCCCCACAGTGCTGTCCCCACGGTGCTGTCCATGCTGTGCCCCACGGTGCTGTCCCCACAGTGCTGTCCCCACGGCGCTGTCCATGCTGTGCCCCACAGctctgtccccgctgtccccgctgCTCGGGGCGCAGCCCCTGTGCCCCACGGCTCTGTCCCCGCTGTTCCCGCTGTCCCCGCTGCTCGGGGTGCAGCCCCTGTGCCCCACGgctctgtccccactgtccccgctgtccctgctgctcgGGGCGCAGCCCCTGTGCCCCACGgctctgtccccactgtccccgctgtccccgctgCTCGGGGCGCAGCCCCTGTGCCCCACGgctctgtccccactgtccccgcTGCTCGGGGCGCAGCCCCTGTGCCCCACTgctctgtccccactgtccccactgtccaCGCTGCTCGGGGTGCAGCCCCTGTGCCCCACGGctctgtccccgctgtccccgctgCTCGGGGCGCAGCCCCTGTGCCCCACGgctctgtccccactgtccccgctgtccccgctgCTCGGGGCGCAGCCCCTGTGCCCGTCACTGCGGGGCACAGCtcgtcccgtgtccccagctgcGCTCGCTGTGCCTGGCAGTGCCGCCTCCGTGTCCCACGTGTCCCCGCTGGCCCCACAGCTGGCGCCAgcccctcccctcccccgctCCCCGTGTCCCTCCCCTGTGCTCCCGCCGGCCCTGCCCCCCggccctgtgtccccccatcctgcgcccctttctctgctccccacatcccccatcTCTGCCACCCTACCTCCCTGCCCCCCATCgtgccccacatcctgccccacatccccgCACCCCCTATCCCTGTGCCCCCACTCCCCACATCCTCATCTCTGCCCCCGGTCCCTGTGCCCCCCCGGCATCCCAGCACCGCTGCCCTCCcgtccctgtgtccccgtgtcTCCACCCCTGTCacatccttgtccccatcccagccctgccatCGCTGTCccgtccctgtgtccccatcgctgtccccatcccagccccgccccggccccgccccggccccgcccccggtGCTGCCGTCAGCCGTTGCCGGGGAAACGCCCGCTCTGGCCGCAG AGTCGTTGTGGAGCCGGAACGCGTTGGAGACGGACGCGGACCTGCCGGCGGGATGGCTGCGGGTGCAGGACACCTCGGGCACCTACTACTGGCACGTCCCCACCGGCACCACGCAGTGGCAGCcgcccccggggctgccccgcggCTCGGCGCCCGGCTCCCCGGACACGTCCCGCTGCCCACAGCCGCCG CTGGCCTGGCCCGGCTTCGCCCCAGCCGAGTGCTTTGGAGACGGGGAGCTCTGGAAG cccgtccctccccagGACCCCGCGGAGGACGAGGACGAGGACGACGACCCCGGGGCGCAGGATGCGGAGCCGCCGTCCCCAGGCCCGGCCTCGCCACCCGCGGG GACCGTGCTGGCCGAGGAGGACAAGCCGGGCTCTAAG CGCTTTGCCGTGCGCTCGCTGGGCTGGGTGGAGATGAGCGAGGACGAGCTGGCCCCGGGCCGCAGCAGCGCGGCCGTCAACAACTGCATCCGGCAGCTCTCGCTGCACCAGCGCGGCCCCCCCGGCGCCTGGGGGGAG cccccactgtccccactgcccccgcccccccaggACCCTGACGCTCCCCAGGGCCGCgcgatgctgctgctgctggagaaccGGACGCtgaagctgctggagccgcAGGAGCAGGCGCTGCTGCACGCGCAGCCCGTGGCCGCCATCCGCGTCTGGGGCGTGGGGCGCGACAGCGGCAG GGACTTTGCGTTCGTGGCGCGGGACCCGCTGACGCAGATGCTCAAGTGCCACGTGTTCCGCTGCGAGAGCCCGGCCCGCAACATCGCCAGCAGCCTGCACGAGGTGTGCGCGCAG ATCATGATGGAGCGGAGAAGCGCCCGGGGGGGGCCCAACGGGCTGAGCACGGACCCAGCGCGGCTGGTGGAGATCCCGTTCCAGG TGGAGTTCCCGGCGCCCAAGAGCGAGGTGGTGCAGAAGTTCCCGGTGTGTTACCTGGGCTGCGTGCCCGTGGCCAAGCCCGTGG gcaTGGACGTCATCAACGCGGCGCTGGAGGCGGCGCTGGCGAGCGGCAGCCGGGACCACTGGACGCCCATCGTGGTCAACGTGGCGCCCGCCACGCTCACCATCACGCACCAGCAG AGCGAGGCCGTGCTGTGCGAGTGCCGCGTGCGCTTCCTGTCGTTCATGGGCGTGGGCCGCGACGTGCGCTCCTTCGCCTTCATCATGGCCGGCGCGCCCGGCGCCTTCCGCTGCCACATGGTCTGGTGCGAGCCCAACGCCGCGGGGCTCAGCGAGGCGCTGCAGGCGGCCTGCATG CTGCGCTACCAGAAGTGCCTGGACGCGCGCCCCCAGgcctccagctcctgcctccccgCGGCCCCCGCCGACTCGGTGGCGCGGCGGGTGGGCTCCTCGGTGCGCCGGGGGGTGCAGACCCTGCTGGGCACCCTGAAGCCCAAGCGCCTGGGGGCCCAGACGCCGTGA